The Clostridium aceticum genomic interval CTTCATTCTTTTTCTAAATCCATGTTCTCTACTTCTTTGTCTTTTCTTTGGCTGATATGTTCTTTTCACAAGTACACCCCCTCTTCGAGCACTACTGAAGTACTTCTATATAATGATATAAGCTAGTAGGCATATGCAAATTAGTACATTAAAAACCTATTTTTGAACATACTACAAATAGATTATAACTATATTGTTGACATGTGTCAAGAAAAAAGCTGTATTAAGATATTGTGTACAAGACTATTCACATTATCTTGATATGTGGATAATTTTATAGTTTTTATTGAATTTTTTTTCTATATTTGGTATTATAGTTTTGT includes:
- the rpmH gene encoding 50S ribosomal protein L34, with translation MKRTYQPKKRQRSREHGFRKRMKTKNGRNVLKSRRLKGRKKLTA